A window of the Chryseobacterium arthrosphaerae genome harbors these coding sequences:
- a CDS encoding phosphatidylserine decarboxylase family protein, which yields MKLHRESKGTITLATILFIVLGALAIYFLKIWSLVIIAPLLVVYCLIFWFFRVPDRTILDHKENVIAPVDGKVVMIKEVEEGEFLKGKAIQVSIFMSPLNVHICRYPVSGKVIYKKYHPGKYLVAWHEKSSTENERTTVAVETFTNHKVVFRQIAGYVARRIVFYCNEGDQAKAGHEFGFIKFGSRMDVFLPLDTEIVCKIGDITKGGLDVIARLKEN from the coding sequence ATGAAATTACATAGAGAATCAAAAGGAACCATTACCCTGGCTACGATACTTTTCATTGTATTGGGAGCCTTGGCGATCTATTTCCTTAAAATATGGTCACTGGTGATCATTGCACCATTATTGGTGGTTTACTGTCTTATATTCTGGTTCTTCAGAGTGCCGGACCGTACTATTCTTGACCACAAAGAAAATGTGATCGCTCCGGTTGACGGAAAGGTGGTAATGATCAAAGAAGTGGAAGAAGGAGAGTTCCTGAAAGGAAAAGCGATCCAGGTTTCCATCTTTATGTCACCGCTGAATGTGCATATCTGCAGATATCCGGTTTCAGGGAAAGTGATCTATAAAAAATACCATCCGGGTAAATACCTTGTAGCGTGGCATGAGAAGTCCTCTACAGAAAATGAAAGAACAACGGTAGCGGTGGAAACTTTCACCAACCATAAAGTTGTCTTCAGACAGATTGCAGGATATGTGGCAAGAAGGATTGTTTTCTACTGTAATGAAGGTGATCAGGCTAAAGCCGGACATGAGTTTGGATTTATCAAATTCGGATCGAGAATGGATGTTTTTCTGCCGCTGGATACTGAAATCGTCTGTAAGATCGGTGATATTACCAAAGGTGGTCTGGATGTTATCGCCAGGCTTAAAGAAAATTAA
- a CDS encoding DUF4293 domain-containing protein, whose protein sequence is MLQRIQTIWTLLAVLAAVFLFITGQDVVISDSIPVLNIGCIVLVIIGALSIFSFKNRKRQILLNTISIIINALLIGVLAYWLLNLSGGIQFPEKGIEPVFPLIAVICLLIANVYIRKDERLVKSVDRLR, encoded by the coding sequence ATGCTACAGAGAATACAAACTATATGGACATTATTGGCAGTTCTGGCTGCTGTTTTCCTATTTATAACGGGGCAGGATGTTGTCATTTCAGACAGTATTCCTGTGTTGAATATCGGCTGCATAGTGCTTGTGATAATAGGAGCATTAAGTATATTCAGTTTTAAAAACAGAAAAAGACAAATTTTGCTGAATACCATCAGCATCATTATAAACGCTTTGTTGATTGGTGTATTGGCGTACTGGTTACTAAACTTATCCGGAGGAATTCAGTTTCCTGAGAAGGGTATTGAGCCGGTTTTCCCATTGATTGCGGTGATCTGTCTGCTTATTGCAAACGTATACATCCGTAAAGATGAGAGGCTCGTAAAATCTGTAGACAGACTTCGATAG
- a CDS encoding LUD domain-containing protein: MNLFKRIVSKLTNQPEEEEKQSLEKLGDSLKNADLDYKFAQLFTHSGGFFNYCADEAEALQTLNQIIKIEGIGNLFCWDKELQNFLNVVKAPYTSELQPSNDAAFITCEYLIAYDGRIMLSHNNILHYHSSRLPDRIIIIANVSQIVNNLNDAMGKIKRNGNIKNLTSISGSQSKMDSSSNANTKLFLLLLED; this comes from the coding sequence TTGAATTTATTCAAGAGGATTGTAAGCAAACTTACCAACCAGCCTGAGGAAGAGGAAAAACAGAGCCTGGAGAAGCTTGGGGATTCGCTGAAAAATGCGGATCTTGACTATAAGTTTGCGCAATTATTTACGCATTCAGGAGGATTTTTTAATTATTGTGCAGATGAAGCGGAAGCTCTACAAACTTTAAATCAAATTATCAAAATAGAAGGGATCGGCAATCTTTTCTGCTGGGATAAAGAACTTCAGAACTTTTTAAATGTTGTGAAGGCCCCTTATACCTCAGAATTGCAGCCGTCTAATGATGCAGCATTCATCACCTGTGAATATCTGATTGCCTATGATGGCAGGATCATGCTTTCACACAACAATATTCTCCATTATCATTCTTCAAGGCTGCCGGATCGAATTATCATCATTGCCAATGTGTCACAGATTGTAAACAACCTGAATGATGCCATGGGGAAAATAAAAAGGAACGGAAATATCAAGAACCTTACTTCCATCAGTGGAAGCCAGTCTAAAATGGACAGTTCTTCCAACGCCAATACAAAACTGTTTTTATTGCTGCTTGAAGATTAA
- a CDS encoding biotin--[acetyl-CoA-carboxylase] ligase yields the protein MSQLFYLKECSSTNDEISKFLLYENSDFIGLHTFNQTKGRGQYGNVWTQTAGKNLAYTLAVNTHNILCSDFIFNYYTAILIRDFLANLADSEVKIKWPNDIILKGKKIVGILIEKKKINQNNYFIIGAGINILQEKFDAITNAGSLLTQTGQQFDIEDLSFALHEFLSEQLKNIPSDREILDRFNEHLFRKDQISVFEIGKERQNGIIRHADPTGELWIELEKDGMRNFYHKEVKLLY from the coding sequence ATGAGCCAACTCTTCTATCTAAAAGAATGTTCTTCTACTAATGACGAAATATCCAAGTTTTTACTTTACGAAAATTCAGATTTTATAGGATTGCATACTTTTAATCAAACTAAGGGCCGCGGTCAGTATGGAAATGTATGGACTCAGACTGCCGGAAAAAATCTGGCTTACACGCTGGCAGTGAACACCCACAACATCCTGTGCTCCGACTTTATATTCAATTATTATACCGCAATTCTTATAAGGGATTTCCTTGCCAATTTGGCTGATTCAGAGGTAAAGATCAAATGGCCGAATGATATTATTCTTAAAGGTAAAAAAATCGTTGGAATTTTAATAGAAAAGAAAAAAATTAATCAAAATAATTATTTCATCATCGGAGCCGGAATCAATATCCTCCAGGAAAAATTTGATGCTATAACCAATGCAGGCTCGCTTCTTACGCAGACAGGACAGCAATTTGATATTGAAGACCTTAGTTTCGCACTGCATGAATTCTTATCAGAACAACTGAAAAACATTCCTTCTGACCGGGAAATTCTGGACAGGTTCAACGAACATCTTTTCAGAAAAGATCAGATCTCAGTTTTTGAAATTGGGAAAGAGCGACAAAATGGCATCATCCGACATGCAGATCCGACAGGTGAACTGTGGATCGAACTTGAAAAGGACGGCATGCGTAATTTTTATCACAAAGAAGTAAAACTGCTTTACTGA
- a CDS encoding helix-turn-helix transcriptional regulator, whose amino-acid sequence MKETDLNTIRLWNILFAISSFLMDVIFITQKDMLIRGLMVDTKRKDSKIRDLVKTNAELMKHQMLSNYITEDDIQEIVWLAENNSPLFFEKFQMFFPHFFPDILEISPKLIHSELHYCALMKLDFDTKKIAQCTNNSVRAVESKKYRIRKKLSIPSEVNINSFIIKI is encoded by the coding sequence TTGAAAGAAACTGATCTTAATACGATAAGGCTGTGGAACATCCTGTTTGCCATTTCATCTTTCCTTATGGATGTCATTTTTATTACCCAAAAGGACATGCTGATCAGAGGATTAATGGTAGATACCAAAAGAAAAGACTCCAAAATCAGAGATTTAGTGAAGACCAATGCAGAACTGATGAAACATCAGATGCTCAGTAATTATATTACAGAAGATGATATTCAGGAGATTGTATGGCTGGCAGAAAATAACTCTCCTTTATTCTTTGAAAAGTTTCAAATGTTTTTCCCCCATTTTTTTCCGGATATTCTGGAGATCAGTCCCAAGCTTATTCATTCTGAACTGCACTATTGTGCCTTGATGAAACTTGATTTCGATACTAAAAAAATAGCGCAGTGTACCAATAACAGTGTGCGTGCCGTAGAAAGTAAAAAGTACAGAATAAGAAAGAAACTCAGCATACCCTCTGAAGTAAATATCAATAGTTTTATTATCAAAATCTAG
- a CDS encoding ABC transporter ATP-binding protein: MNEYKKILRFARPHQKYIYGSLFFNILYSVFQIASLGTILPVLGMLFGTIKSEKHTAAPVYSGDIIDFFSYAKEYSNYYIQSLVSEYGSLKVLAWLCIITAFMFLLRNVFRYLGALLLINYRVGVTKDLRGAMYRKILSLPVSFFTESRKGDMMSRMSNDVGEVEGNILGSLVELINAPFMLISTLISLFIVSPEMTLFSLLVLPVMGTMIALIGKSLKKDSHEAQHELGTIFSIVDETLKSSKVIKIFNAEKIMDNRFMQSMNRWISSSMSLGRKKELASPMSEFLGSITFLIIAWYGGKQIIVDQSLSPAGFLVFLGMFFQILPPAKTLSSSISNVQKGEASLKRVLEILEADVKIEEIAEPVSISTLQNTIEFNNIGFYYDKANLILKNFNLTIPKGKTVALVGQSGSGKTTIANLLARFYDVSEGQILIDGTDIKHLKLQDYRQLLGMVTQESVLFNDSVYNNILMGKPDATREEVIAAAKIANADTFITGLSEGYDTNIGDDGNKLSGGQKQRVSIARAVLKNPPIMILDEATSALDTESERFVQDALEKMMENRTSLVIAHRLSTIQKADWIVVMEKGTIVEQGTHHDLIARKGMYNKLVELQNFD; this comes from the coding sequence ATGAACGAGTATAAAAAAATTCTGAGGTTCGCGAGACCCCACCAAAAATATATCTACGGAAGTTTATTTTTCAACATCCTGTATTCTGTATTTCAGATTGCTTCTTTAGGAACTATCCTACCCGTTTTGGGAATGCTTTTTGGCACTATAAAATCAGAAAAACATACTGCTGCACCAGTTTATTCAGGTGATATCATAGACTTTTTTTCCTATGCGAAAGAATATTCCAATTACTATATACAATCTTTGGTCAGCGAGTACGGTTCTCTCAAGGTTCTTGCCTGGCTGTGTATCATTACAGCCTTTATGTTCCTTTTAAGAAATGTTTTCAGATATTTGGGCGCATTACTTCTGATCAATTACCGTGTAGGAGTTACCAAAGATCTGCGTGGTGCAATGTACAGAAAAATACTGTCGTTACCCGTTTCATTTTTTACCGAAAGCAGAAAGGGAGATATGATGTCCCGTATGTCTAATGACGTGGGGGAAGTGGAAGGAAATATCCTGGGAAGTTTGGTTGAATTAATCAACGCTCCTTTTATGTTGATCAGTACCCTGATCTCTTTATTTATTGTAAGCCCGGAAATGACGCTTTTCTCTTTACTGGTACTGCCTGTAATGGGAACGATGATCGCATTGATTGGAAAAAGTCTTAAAAAGGATTCTCATGAAGCACAGCATGAACTGGGAACCATCTTCTCTATCGTAGACGAAACACTGAAATCTTCAAAGGTTATCAAGATATTTAATGCTGAAAAGATTATGGACAACCGTTTTATGCAGTCTATGAACAGATGGATCTCAAGCTCGATGAGTCTGGGAAGAAAAAAAGAACTGGCATCGCCGATGAGTGAATTTCTAGGTTCTATCACCTTTCTGATCATTGCATGGTATGGTGGGAAACAGATTATTGTAGATCAAAGTTTATCGCCTGCAGGTTTCCTGGTTTTTTTAGGAATGTTCTTCCAGATCTTACCTCCTGCAAAAACTTTATCTTCATCTATTTCTAACGTACAAAAAGGGGAAGCTTCTCTGAAAAGAGTATTGGAAATTCTTGAAGCAGACGTTAAAATCGAAGAAATTGCAGAACCTGTTTCTATTTCCACTCTTCAGAATACTATTGAATTCAATAACATTGGATTCTACTATGATAAAGCCAATCTTATCCTTAAGAACTTTAATCTTACCATTCCAAAAGGAAAAACCGTTGCACTGGTAGGACAAAGCGGAAGTGGTAAAACAACTATTGCCAATCTTTTAGCGAGATTTTATGATGTTTCTGAAGGACAAATCCTGATTGACGGCACAGATATCAAACATTTAAAGCTGCAGGACTACCGCCAGCTTCTCGGAATGGTAACCCAGGAATCCGTATTGTTTAATGATTCTGTTTATAACAATATTCTGATGGGTAAACCTGATGCCACCAGAGAAGAAGTGATTGCAGCCGCTAAAATTGCCAATGCAGACACGTTCATCACCGGTCTTTCTGAAGGCTATGACACCAATATCGGAGATGACGGAAATAAACTTTCCGGAGGTCAGAAGCAAAGAGTTTCCATTGCAAGAGCTGTATTGAAAAATCCACCGATCATGATCCTTGATGAAGCGACGTCAGCATTGGATACGGAATCCGAAAGATTCGTTCAGGATGCCCTTGAAAAGATGATGGAAAACAGAACTTCCCTTGTGATTGCCCACAGGCTTTCAACCATCCAGAAGGCAGACTGGATTGTAGTAATGGAAAAAGGAACCATTGTAGAACAGGGAACCCACCATGATCTTATTGCCAGAAAAGGAATGTACAACAAGCTTGTTGAATTACAGAACTTTGACTAA
- the ftsH gene encoding ATP-dependent zinc metalloprotease FtsH, producing the protein MNNKGFNWFFPIVIIALLLFFGSNFLGGDTAKSIDEDGFFREMQAGKVQNIIIYKDIEKADVFLTKEAKAAMVSKTAKDNNPLSALDMAPKADFTVKYGDLQLFLQKFDQVKAANPAIKTAKDYGTGKSPFTDILISALIWIAILGLFYFLLFRKMGGGGGPGGQIFSIGKSKAKLFDEKERIQVTFKDVAGLEGAKEEVQEVVDFLKNSEKYTKLGGKIPKGVLLVGPPGTGKTLLAKAVAGEAKVPFFSLSGSDFVEMFVGVGASRVRDLFAQAKAKSPAIIFIDEIDAIGRARGKNNFSGGNDERENTLNQLLTEMDGFGTDTNVIVMAATNRADILDKALMRAGRFDRSIYVDLPELHERRQIFDVHLKKIKLDDNVDREFLAKQTPGFSGADIANVCNEAALIAARNNHTSVTKQDFLDAVDRIIGGLEKKNKAIKPSEKRRVAYHEAGHATISWLVEHASPLLKVTIVPRGRSLGAAWYLPEERQLTTTEQMLDEMCATLGGRAAEQVIFNNISTGALSDLETVTKRAQAMVTIYGLSPNIGNISYYDSSGQSEYSFGKPYSEETATKIDAEIKSIIENQYERAVRILAENKDKLDALAGKLLEKEVIFREDLEEIFGKRAWDPELTEKPVTNTIPEKDQPEVLETPQIKEKEEESEIQAPESPTQL; encoded by the coding sequence ATGAATAATAAAGGATTCAACTGGTTCTTTCCTATTGTAATCATAGCTCTTTTGCTATTTTTTGGCTCCAATTTTTTAGGAGGTGATACTGCAAAATCTATTGATGAAGATGGTTTCTTTAGAGAAATGCAGGCGGGGAAAGTCCAGAATATAATTATATACAAAGACATAGAAAAAGCTGATGTTTTCCTTACCAAAGAAGCAAAAGCCGCAATGGTGAGCAAAACAGCAAAAGATAATAACCCTCTTTCAGCCCTGGATATGGCCCCTAAAGCAGACTTTACTGTTAAATACGGAGACCTTCAGCTCTTCCTTCAGAAATTTGACCAGGTAAAAGCTGCCAATCCGGCGATTAAAACCGCTAAAGATTACGGAACGGGTAAAAGCCCTTTCACTGATATTCTGATATCTGCATTGATCTGGATTGCTATTTTAGGATTATTCTACTTCCTTCTTTTCAGAAAGATGGGCGGAGGCGGAGGTCCTGGCGGACAGATCTTCTCTATCGGGAAATCCAAGGCCAAGCTTTTTGATGAAAAAGAAAGAATTCAGGTAACATTCAAAGATGTTGCAGGATTGGAAGGGGCTAAAGAAGAAGTTCAGGAAGTTGTTGATTTCCTTAAAAACTCTGAAAAATATACCAAACTGGGAGGTAAAATTCCTAAAGGAGTATTATTGGTAGGGCCTCCGGGAACCGGTAAAACCTTATTGGCAAAAGCGGTTGCGGGAGAAGCTAAAGTACCTTTCTTCTCACTTTCAGGTTCTGATTTCGTAGAAATGTTCGTTGGGGTAGGAGCTTCAAGAGTAAGAGACCTTTTTGCCCAGGCAAAAGCTAAATCTCCTGCGATCATCTTTATCGATGAGATTGATGCCATCGGACGTGCCAGAGGGAAAAATAATTTCTCAGGCGGAAACGACGAAAGAGAAAATACATTGAACCAGCTTCTTACAGAAATGGATGGTTTCGGTACCGATACGAACGTTATCGTAATGGCAGCAACCAACAGAGCAGATATCCTTGATAAAGCTCTGATGAGAGCAGGACGTTTTGACCGCTCGATCTATGTAGACCTTCCGGAGCTTCATGAAAGAAGACAGATCTTTGATGTTCATTTGAAAAAGATCAAGCTTGATGATAATGTAGACAGAGAATTCCTTGCTAAGCAAACCCCTGGTTTCAGTGGAGCTGATATTGCCAATGTGTGTAACGAGGCGGCACTTATCGCAGCAAGAAATAACCATACTTCAGTAACCAAACAGGATTTCCTTGATGCTGTAGACAGAATCATCGGTGGTCTTGAAAAGAAAAATAAAGCGATCAAACCTTCTGAAAAAAGAAGAGTGGCTTACCACGAAGCAGGTCACGCAACAATCTCCTGGCTGGTAGAGCATGCCTCTCCGCTTTTAAAGGTAACAATCGTTCCAAGAGGACGTTCACTGGGAGCAGCATGGTATCTTCCTGAAGAAAGACAGCTTACAACTACTGAGCAGATGCTGGATGAAATGTGTGCCACATTGGGAGGTAGAGCTGCCGAGCAGGTGATCTTCAACAATATTTCCACAGGAGCACTTTCTGACCTGGAAACGGTAACGAAGAGAGCACAGGCAATGGTGACGATCTACGGATTGAGCCCGAATATCGGGAATATTTCTTACTATGACAGCTCAGGGCAGTCTGAATATTCTTTCGGAAAACCTTATTCTGAAGAAACCGCTACGAAAATTGATGCAGAGATCAAGTCGATCATCGAAAACCAGTATGAAAGAGCAGTAAGAATTCTTGCAGAAAATAAGGATAAACTGGATGCTTTAGCGGGTAAGCTTTTAGAAAAAGAAGTGATCTTCCGCGAAGACCTGGAAGAGATTTTCGGAAAAAGAGCCTGGGATCCTGAATTGACAGAGAAACCGGTTACCAATACAATCCCTGAAAAAGATCAGCCGGAAGTATTGGAAACTCCTCAGATCAAAGAGAAAGAAGAAGAGAGCGAAATACAGGCGCCTGAAAGCCCTACACAGCTTTAA
- a CDS encoding phosphatidate cytidylyltransferase — protein sequence MDKNLIQRTISGIVYVAIIILCSTPLGAQLINSIAPGLIKQQYLYHALMSLLLVVGTWECVKIMKFGKGYEKWVVYPLVIFIFYIFSKRYFNHDFFFDFRLSEILALALIGIAVVTLFKYPNELYFDSGKLIFTVIYVALPFSFALGLPKFSSYNDTFSLEVLFLFILIWSSDTFAYLVGKFFGKHKMAPKISPKKTWEGYIGGVVLTLVLSYFIEHYQPELRGNWMFVGFLVAAFAPLGDLVESQLKRNFGVKDSGNIIPGHGGVLDRLDSFIICVPVVYLYFILEKFI from the coding sequence TTGGACAAAAATCTCATTCAAAGAACCATTTCAGGGATAGTTTATGTGGCTATCATCATTCTTTGTTCAACGCCATTGGGCGCACAACTGATCAATAGTATTGCACCGGGCCTTATCAAACAGCAGTATCTTTATCATGCATTAATGAGCCTGTTACTGGTTGTAGGGACCTGGGAGTGTGTAAAGATCATGAAGTTTGGAAAAGGATATGAGAAATGGGTGGTCTATCCGCTTGTCATTTTTATATTTTATATCTTTTCCAAAAGGTATTTTAATCACGATTTCTTTTTTGATTTCAGGCTGAGTGAGATTCTTGCATTGGCCCTCATCGGAATTGCCGTGGTGACTTTGTTCAAATATCCGAACGAACTGTATTTTGATAGCGGAAAGCTGATCTTTACGGTTATTTATGTAGCATTACCATTCAGCTTTGCTTTAGGTCTGCCTAAATTTTCAAGCTATAACGATACTTTCTCTCTGGAGGTTCTTTTCCTGTTTATCCTGATATGGAGCAGTGATACTTTTGCCTATCTGGTAGGTAAATTCTTTGGGAAGCATAAGATGGCTCCTAAAATTTCCCCTAAAAAAACATGGGAGGGATATATTGGCGGAGTTGTTCTTACGTTGGTTTTATCCTACTTTATAGAGCATTACCAGCCTGAGTTGAGAGGGAACTGGATGTTTGTAGGATTCCTTGTTGCAGCTTTTGCTCCGTTGGGTGATCTTGTAGAGAGCCAGCTGAAAAGAAATTTCGGGGTGAAAGACAGCGGAAACATTATTCCGGGACACGGAGGTGTTTTAGACAGGCTGGATAGTTTTATTATCTGTGTTCCTGTCGTATATTTGTACTTTATTTTAGAAAAATTTATTTAG
- the rsfS gene encoding ribosome silencing factor gives MNKTAEKQALIDKIVEALQDVKGEDIMIFDLSNIENSVAETFVICSGNSNTQVAALAGSVEKKVRNDLKDRPWHVEGTENAMWVLVDYVSVVVHIFQKDVREYYDIEELWGDAVITRIENE, from the coding sequence ATGAATAAAACAGCAGAAAAACAAGCATTAATAGATAAAATCGTTGAAGCACTTCAGGATGTAAAAGGAGAAGACATTATGATCTTCGATCTTTCAAACATTGAAAACTCAGTAGCGGAAACGTTCGTAATATGTAGCGGAAACTCAAATACACAGGTGGCAGCATTGGCAGGAAGTGTAGAGAAGAAAGTAAGAAATGACCTGAAAGACAGACCTTGGCACGTTGAAGGAACAGAAAACGCAATGTGGGTTTTGGTAGACTATGTTTCAGTAGTAGTTCATATATTTCAGAAAGATGTACGTGAGTATTACGATATAGAAGAACTTTGGGGTGACGCAGTCATTACCAGAATTGAAAATGAATAA
- a CDS encoding DUF1801 domain-containing protein, which yields MNPIQEYFYRIEEPERSTLLFLREKILASDTENITETLSFGLPFIKYRKKMLCYFYYSKKYQKHYLSFYHGDRLDYPELIQDGRKKFKILLIDAESDLPLEFILNLLEEVKKYIK from the coding sequence ATGAATCCTATACAAGAGTATTTCTACAGAATCGAAGAGCCTGAAAGAAGTACTCTTCTTTTTTTGCGGGAGAAAATCCTTGCTTCCGATACGGAAAACATTACAGAAACATTGAGCTTCGGGCTTCCTTTTATCAAATACAGAAAGAAAATGCTGTGCTATTTCTATTACAGCAAAAAGTATCAAAAGCATTACCTGAGCTTTTATCATGGCGATAGGCTTGACTACCCTGAGCTGATCCAGGATGGCAGAAAGAAGTTTAAAATCCTTTTAATTGATGCAGAAAGTGATTTACCTTTAGAGTTTATTCTGAACCTGCTTGAGGAGGTGAAAAAGTATATAAAATAA
- a CDS encoding M28 family metallopeptidase gives MKKLTYLTLSLFSIATFAQEVSKERIKTVISTLASDEMKGREIWTPENENAAHYIANLFKENKLEYCTGNSYLIPFEYKGQKAYNVCGVKKGKTDKYLGFSGHFDHIGTSDKTGDNIYNGADDDASGITTLVGIADYFKNKKPEFSMVFMAFNGEEKGMLGSRALSEDKNLDKIYNNMTALFNFEMVATESQWGKNALYMTGDGFSDLDELFNQYAVNGLKINQDPYAKQQLFYRSDNVSFVKKKIIAHSFSTVDMTKATHYHHENDDINVVDFDNMTQIINNFGKTLEKLNPKNFAPKYNDQVKF, from the coding sequence ATGAAAAAGCTAACTTATCTTACTTTATCCCTTTTCTCAATAGCTACCTTTGCACAGGAAGTTTCGAAAGAAAGAATAAAAACAGTTATTTCCACGCTGGCTTCAGATGAAATGAAAGGACGTGAAATCTGGACTCCCGAAAATGAAAATGCAGCCCATTATATTGCTAACCTTTTCAAAGAAAACAAACTTGAATACTGTACAGGAAATTCTTACCTGATCCCTTTTGAATATAAAGGCCAAAAGGCTTATAATGTATGTGGTGTAAAAAAAGGAAAAACGGATAAATACCTCGGCTTTTCCGGCCATTTCGATCATATAGGAACCAGTGACAAAACCGGTGACAATATATATAACGGAGCTGATGATGATGCCAGCGGGATTACAACGCTTGTAGGAATTGCCGATTATTTCAAAAATAAAAAACCTGAATTTTCAATGGTTTTCATGGCCTTCAACGGGGAAGAAAAGGGAATGCTGGGCTCAAGAGCCCTATCGGAAGATAAAAATCTGGATAAGATCTACAATAATATGACAGCTCTTTTCAATTTTGAAATGGTGGCTACAGAATCCCAGTGGGGTAAAAATGCATTATATATGACCGGAGACGGGTTCTCTGATCTGGATGAGCTTTTTAATCAATATGCTGTCAACGGATTAAAAATAAACCAGGATCCTTATGCAAAACAACAGCTCTTCTATCGCTCAGATAATGTAAGCTTTGTGAAAAAGAAAATCATTGCCCATTCATTTTCAACGGTTGATATGACGAAAGCCACCCATTACCATCACGAGAATGATGACATCAATGTGGTTGACTTTGACAATATGACCCAGATCATCAATAATTTCGGTAAAACGCTGGAAAAACTGAATCCTAAAAATTTTGCTCCGAAATACAATGATCAGGTAAAATTCTAA